The region AAGAGTTATCCCTTATATAATCTATCAATAAATCTACTTCTGCCTCAAACTGTTCAACTTTTGATATGTTTGTATTTTCAAACTTTTTTAATCTATTTAGTATTTTATCTATTAAATCAATTTCCGCATGCAGATTCTTTTTGCTTTTTAACTTTTCATCACAAAGTTCCGTAAATGATTTCTTTATTTTTTGTAAAATATGTTCTTTATTAATTTGAGGTAAACATTTTATTCTCTCATCTTTTATTTCCAAAGGTATAGTTTTTTCAATATATGCACCATTTTCACTTAAGTTATATATTGTAGTTTCTCCTTTTTTGAAATACTTAATTATTTGATTCATTTCTATTAATGATGTATAAAATAGTCTTGTGGTATAGACTTTATCAAAAAAATTTCCTTTTACTTTCATATAATCATCTCTTAAAGAATAACTACCTTTTTCAATAGAACTTTTATTTTTTGAAATTTTTTCAATACTATTCTCCATATAAGAGTAATGAGTATCAATATGTGAACGTCCAGTTTTTTGATCTAAAGCTAAATCAAGACCTAACATATATATTTTTTTAGCATTAAAAAGAATAGATATTAATAAAGATGCTTCACCAACACTAACTCCAGTTATTGCAGTTGAATTATCAAATAAACTTCTATAAGTTTCAAAAGTAAATAAATTTTTATCATTTTCAAATAAATTTAAAACAGAATCATCACTGGAAACGGATATAAGTTTAATCTTTTCATTGATTAAAGACCTGTATGGCCCCCTTAAAAAATGATTTTTTACAATTTCTTGGGGGTCATATGATATTATTATATCAGGAATAATATTATTTACTGTTAACTTATTTAAAGTTACAGCTAATGCAACAATTATAAACTTATTTTGGTTCTCTTTTATCCACTCTATATTCTTCCCCATTGAAGGCCCAGCTCCAAGAAGCAGGATAGGATTATCTTCAAAAAGATTATCAATATTTTTAGAAAAATTCAATAACTTATATTTTTCACTGTTTTTTGAAGTTCTTTTTATTATATTATCTAAAACAGCTCTATAGTTAAACTTATAAGGGTCAAATTTATAAATAGCATTTAAAATCAAATCAAAATAATTACTTACATTGTAATCTGTTGTATGATATTTTAATAAGATATTTTTTGAAATTTTATAGTTAAAAAACAGCATGAATTTCTCTATAAAATCATTTTCATCATCCATTATTGAGAAATAGGCTCTTCTATTTTCAGAAAATAGAAGAGTATAATCAAAGACAAATAAAGAGAGTCTAAAAATTTCTAGATTTGATTCACACACAAATATTGTTTTACAATTAATCTTTTTTATAATAGACGAAAAATGCCGCCCCAGTAAAGTTCCTATAAAAATAAACTTATCAAAATTTTTTACTTTTTTCACTCTATTAAAGTCTGTCTCATTTAAAACTTTTTTAAAAGGTTGAATATCTACAGCTGTTTTAACGTTAGATAAAGAAAATAATGAAAAATCTTCTTCACTTAAATCAACAATATTTTTTTGATATAAAGCAGCATTAAAGAGATTAAAAGTTCCCAAGGTATCTAAATTTGTATTTAATGTTGCTCTTTTATTCCACTCTTTTGGTTTTTTATCATATAAAAACTTTTGCTCATGCTCATCGTAAATATCAAAATCACCTGATTCTTTTATGAATTCTAAAAAATATCTTTCTTTATATTCTCCACTATTTATTGCATTTGATAAAAAAAATATTCTTTGATATAAACTCTGATCAACTATACTAAATAACTCCAAATTTTTTTTATAAGTAGTTATCAAGGCTTCTTGCAGAATTTGTTCTTCTTTTGTCATTTATCCCTCTTTCGTATCTTCTATAGACTCTTCTCTCAAAGGCATACCGTATTCTAAATCCATTTTTGCTTTTTTCCCTATTATTTGATTTAATGATTTTGGTTTTATACCTAAATTTGGTCTAAGAGACTTGATGTTTTCGCTGGTAAAAACTTCACCTTTTTTTATTTTTTTTACTACAAAAAGTGATCGGCTGTAATATTTTCCTTCTCCTTGTTTTTTTGTTAATTTAAACTTATATTCTCCCAACATTTTTTCTACATCTCTAATTGAGTTGACCATATTTTTTAACTCATTTTTATCTAAAGAAAAAGAAGAATCTGCACTAGGAATTGATTTATCTAAAATAAAATGCTTTTCTATTATTTTAGCACCTAAACTTACTGCAACAATAGGTGCCGTAATACCTAAAGTATGATCTGAGTATCCTACAGGTAAATTGAATCTATCCTCCAAATATTTAATAGAATTTAAGTTTGCATCTTCTAAAGGTGCAGGATAAGAACTTGTACACTTTAACAAAGAAATATTATGATTTCCCATCTTTTTACAACTATTTATCGCTTCTTCTATATCTTCAATAGAGGCTATACCTGTTGAAATTATAAGAGGTTTTTGTTTTGAAGCAGTATATTCAATCAAAGGTAAATCTGTAATTTCATAAGAAGCTATTTTATACACTGGAACATCTATAGTTTCTAAAAAATCAACCGCACTACAGTCAAAAGGAGAAGAGAAGCAATCAATTTTAAGCTCATCGGCATATTCCTTCAACTCTTTTTGCCATTCCCAAGGCATGTAGGCTTTTTCATAAAGCTGATATAAATATTGATCATCCCAAATATTCCCGGCACTATAATGGCTATTTTTTATATTCAATGTCATTGTATCAGCTGTATAAGTTTGAAATTTTATTGCATCAGCTCCTGCTTCTTTTGCCGCATAAATACTATCTTTGGCTATTTGAAAACTTTGATTATGGTTTGCAGATAGTTCAGCGATTATATAAGTATATTTATTTTTTAAGTAGTTTTGCACTCTCTTTCCTTTTTTTCTCTGTAGTATTTTATTGTTATTCAACTAACAAATATATAAATGATTTATATTAATCTAATATTAAGAATTGTATGCTAATATTCTTTATAGTTTAACTTATCATAATTTAGTTATAATTTTTCCTAAATTTTGAAATAAATTGGAGTTTCAATGCTCATACCAGCAAAAGATGCAAAAAGCTATGGTGCAATACATGTTGACAATTATCTAAGCTTTATTGGCTTTTGTAAAAAAGTTGATAATGAAGATATTCAAACCGTAGACGTATATTTAGATAATAAAAGAATTGATTCAATCCAAGCAGATAAAAATATAGAAAAAATAGAAAAACTGTATGATGTAAAAAATCATGCTTTTGAGTTTGAATTACCAGAAGAGTACATCGGGAAAGTACATTTACTACAATTTAAATGTAGAGAAGAAGAACTTGTAAACTCACCTATAAAAACTATATCTGAAGATAACCCTAAATTTAATGAGTATAGATTTTTACATAGTTTAGAGAAAGTAGATCCAGAAGAAGTTAAAGATTTATATTGTCCTAATTCAATAGGTTTTTTGGGGACTGAAGAAAACTTAAAAAATGTTGTATTTATGAATTATATAAGAGAAATCAAAATAAGATTTCCACTAGTAGAAATTAAATGTTTTTACATAAATAATAAACAAAAAAAGTTATTAGATATTGTTTTATCAAATTTTGATTTTAAAGTTACAACTTTTAAACTTTCAAATATTTATGATTTAGCTAAAGAAACTGAAATAATTATTTGTAATGAAACTAGTTCTATTGACAAAAAAGTATTAAATACTACAATAGCAATTAATTGTATAAATATTCTAGTAATATATATTTATTTACCTCACGCTAAGTTATCATTAACCGACTATGATAACATCTTAATTAACACAAATCACCCCATAATATCGTGCCCTGACAAATTTAATTTAAATAACCATGATATTAAGAAATTCAATTCATCAGTAACACAAATTTTTAAAAATAAATTTAATCTTGAAAATGAAAATTTTAATTATGTTGAAGACCTGTATTATTACAAATTTATTGAACTTGGGTTAAGTAATAATCATATAAAAAAATATCATAATTTGATTTTCAGAGAAATCTTTTAATTAAAATTACTTTTCAGAATTAGATTGTTATCTCAAAATAATAATTTTTTATTGATTAACAATATTTTCAAAATCTACTCTAGGAAATACTTCAAGACTACCCCCTCTAGTGGCATTAAAAATTCTTACATTATTACTTTTTGCATAGTCATTAATTATCTCAAATTGATATGTTATATTATCAATTCTTGGCTCAGCCCACAAATCTCCTTTCTTTCTATAATCTTTATGAAAATGATTTTGCTCTCCACATGATACTTTGTATAATGCATCAGAATTTTTTGTTGGAAAAATATAATTATGATCAAATCCTATTAAGTAAATTTCTTTAGCTTTTAAGAACATAGCAAACTGAAACATTGTAAAAACTACACTCTCACCACTATAAAATCCAGAGATAGGATTATTTGAAATCTTAACATTTTTGTAATTATTTAATGTCAATTGTTTATAATATAAACTATTCTTTAATTTTTTACTAATCGTGGTAAAAGGAAAAAACTTTTGACCTAATTCAAATTCACTTAAGCTATCATAATATTCTTTTAAGTCTAATGGGTCTTCGATTGTATAATAAGTTGGTCTCCAGGATGTATTCTGAAAAGCTAAAAATATTTTATTTGCAGCAATTGTAGTTTCCATTTTAAGCTTTTCTAGATCATGAACATTTAAACTTGGGCCGTTACCTACTATAAATATTCTTTTGTGTGTTTTTTGAAATTTTTTAATATTAAAATAATTTCTTGATAAAGGTAAAAAGTTGATTAACACTTTAATTTTAAATAAAATTTTACTAATTCTATCTTTGCATAGAATACTTAAAATATCATAATACTTAGGATTATAAATGCCATTTTCACTATTAATTAAAACAAATATTTTATTTGAATTTATACTTTTTAAAATTTCTCTTAAATACTTTGTTTTAACAATAATTATTAAATCATGTTCACTTATATCTTTTGCACTAACAACATCACAGTCATTTGAGAAATTATCAATATATGATAAAAAATTTGCACCTTTCAATTTAATATATGATTCCATATATTTTGAATTGATATTTTTGGGTGCTAAATATACTTTTTTATTTTTCAAATTTAAATTTTTAATTAACATATTTCACTCAATTTAATCTTCACTACCATTACTATATGATATAATACTTTATTTTAATAAAACTCAGGTTAAGCAATAATGGAAAAATTTATAAATAATTACACAAACTCATTAATAAATTTACTAAATCAAATTGATCAAAAAAGTATAGTAAAAATAGTTGAGTCATTAGAATACACTCTGCAAAAAAGTTCGAAAATTTATATAATTGGAAATGGAGGAAGTGCTGCAACTGCTTCACACATGGCAAATGATCTAGATGTTGGTTTAAAACTTAGAGAAATAAGAAACTTTAATGTTGAAAGCTTAAGTGATAATCCATCAGTATGTACAGCAATTGCTAATGATATAGGCTATGAAAATATTTTTTATGCTCAAATTAAGAATAAAATAAACAAAGATGATTTACTAATAGCTATTTCATGTAGTGGAAATAGTCCAAATATTTTAAAAGCTGTAAAATATGCTAAACAAAAGGGTTCAACAATTATCAGCATGACTGGCTTTGATGGTGGAGAATTAAAAAACTTATCAGACATTAAGTTCCATGTGCAAACAGATAAAGGTGAATATGGATTAGTTGAAGATATTCACATGATTTTAGATCATATTATTTTTTCTTATTATATCTCTTTAAAGCCAAATTCCAAATCAAATTATACAATGGAATAATTTATGTTAAGAATAGGGATAGCTGGTTTTGGTAAAATGGGTCAAATTCGAGCTGATGAAATATTAAAAAATCCAAATACTAAACTAGTAGCTATTTATGAACAAATTGGTGAAGTTAGCAATAAACTTTATACAGATGCCATAATATGTAAAAGCTATGAAGAACTATTAGAACAAAAACTGGATGCAATATTCATATGTGCTTATAATAATGTAGCAAAACCATATACAATAAAAGCTTTGCAAAAAAATATTCATGTATTTTGTGAAAAGCCCCCTGCTCATACTTGTGAAGAATTAAAAGAAGTTATTGATGTTGAAAAAAATAGCAATTTAATTTTAAAATATGGATTTAATCATAGATTACATTACTCTGTTATTGAAGCTAAAAAATTAATTGATTCCAAAAAGTTTGGTAAACTTTTATCAATAAGAGGAGTTTATGGAAAAGCTGGAAGTATAGATTACCATAAAAACTGGAGAAACTATAAAAAATACTCTGGTGGAGGAATTCTTTTAGATCAAGGAATTCATATGCTTGATTTAATCTGCTACTTTACAAATAGTACTTTTGATGTATTAAATGCTACCTTAGATAATTCATATTGGGATATTGAAGTTGAAGATAATGCTTTTATAACTTTAAAAAAAGATAATATAATTGCAACTATGCATTCTAGTGCAACTCAATGGAGACATAAGTTTTTATTAGAATTATGCTTTGAAGAGGGCTATATTAATCTTGATGGCATACTATCAAATTCCAGATCTTATGCTCCAGAAACCCTGATTGTAGGGAGAAGAGAGTTTGAAGATATTACAC is a window of Halarcobacter sp. DNA encoding:
- the pseI gene encoding pseudaminic acid synthase, coding for MQNYLKNKYTYIIAELSANHNQSFQIAKDSIYAAKEAGADAIKFQTYTADTMTLNIKNSHYSAGNIWDDQYLYQLYEKAYMPWEWQKELKEYADELKIDCFSSPFDCSAVDFLETIDVPVYKIASYEITDLPLIEYTASKQKPLIISTGIASIEDIEEAINSCKKMGNHNISLLKCTSSYPAPLEDANLNSIKYLEDRFNLPVGYSDHTLGITAPIVAVSLGAKIIEKHFILDKSIPSADSSFSLDKNELKNMVNSIRDVEKMLGEYKFKLTKKQGEGKYYSRSLFVVKKIKKGEVFTSENIKSLRPNLGIKPKSLNQIIGKKAKMDLEYGMPLREESIEDTKEG
- a CDS encoding SIS domain-containing protein; its protein translation is MEKFINNYTNSLINLLNQIDQKSIVKIVESLEYTLQKSSKIYIIGNGGSAATASHMANDLDVGLKLREIRNFNVESLSDNPSVCTAIANDIGYENIFYAQIKNKINKDDLLIAISCSGNSPNILKAVKYAKQKGSTIISMTGFDGGELKNLSDIKFHVQTDKGEYGLVEDIHMILDHIIFSYYISLKPNSKSNYTME
- a CDS encoding 6-hydroxymethylpterin diphosphokinase MptE-like protein, which translates into the protein MLIKNLNLKNKKVYLAPKNINSKYMESYIKLKGANFLSYIDNFSNDCDVVSAKDISEHDLIIIVKTKYLREILKSINSNKIFVLINSENGIYNPKYYDILSILCKDRISKILFKIKVLINFLPLSRNYFNIKKFQKTHKRIFIVGNGPSLNVHDLEKLKMETTIAANKIFLAFQNTSWRPTYYTIEDPLDLKEYYDSLSEFELGQKFFPFTTISKKLKNSLYYKQLTLNNYKNVKISNNPISGFYSGESVVFTMFQFAMFLKAKEIYLIGFDHNYIFPTKNSDALYKVSCGEQNHFHKDYRKKGDLWAEPRIDNITYQFEIINDYAKSNNVRIFNATRGGSLEVFPRVDFENIVNQ
- a CDS encoding Gfo/Idh/MocA family oxidoreductase, coding for MLRIGIAGFGKMGQIRADEILKNPNTKLVAIYEQIGEVSNKLYTDAIICKSYEELLEQKLDAIFICAYNNVAKPYTIKALQKNIHVFCEKPPAHTCEELKEVIDVEKNSNLILKYGFNHRLHYSVIEAKKLIDSKKFGKLLSIRGVYGKAGSIDYHKNWRNYKKYSGGGILLDQGIHMLDLICYFTNSTFDVLNATLDNSYWDIEVEDNAFITLKKDNIIATMHSSATQWRHKFLLELCFEEGYINLDGILSNSRSYAPETLIVGRREFEDITHAMGKPKESITWFENDDSWKLELEEFIDGILNKKDIIHGTSQEAYRVLNLVETIYNKSGFYK
- a CDS encoding 6-hydroxymethylpterin diphosphokinase MptE-like protein; its protein translation is MTKEEQILQEALITTYKKNLELFSIVDQSLYQRIFFLSNAINSGEYKERYFLEFIKESGDFDIYDEHEQKFLYDKKPKEWNKRATLNTNLDTLGTFNLFNAALYQKNIVDLSEEDFSLFSLSNVKTAVDIQPFKKVLNETDFNRVKKVKNFDKFIFIGTLLGRHFSSIIKKINCKTIFVCESNLEIFRLSLFVFDYTLLFSENRRAYFSIMDDENDFIEKFMLFFNYKISKNILLKYHTTDYNVSNYFDLILNAIYKFDPYKFNYRAVLDNIIKRTSKNSEKYKLLNFSKNIDNLFEDNPILLLGAGPSMGKNIEWIKENQNKFIIVALAVTLNKLTVNNIIPDIIISYDPQEIVKNHFLRGPYRSLINEKIKLISVSSDDSVLNLFENDKNLFTFETYRSLFDNSTAITGVSVGEASLLISILFNAKKIYMLGLDLALDQKTGRSHIDTHYSYMENSIEKISKNKSSIEKGSYSLRDDYMKVKGNFFDKVYTTRLFYTSLIEMNQIIKYFKKGETTIYNLSENGAYIEKTIPLEIKDERIKCLPQINKEHILQKIKKSFTELCDEKLKSKKNLHAEIDLIDKILNRLKKFENTNISKVEQFEAEVDLLIDYIRDNSLLFLFELTINYLLIINRYIFYCFNLKELKHEKSKIKKVKYFWIKQFEMILKEYRSYLINIK